CTCGCCCTGCGTACGGTGGTGACGTGTCTGTCGAACTGAACACCGTCTACGTCGACCGGATCGCCCCGATCCCGAGTCCCTCGCTCGACGACACCTTCCGCATGCTCGAGGACCAGGGAGCGAGCGCGTGCATCGTTCTCCACCAGCCCGACGCCGAGGAGCTCGGCGACGTCGCGGTCGCGCTCGGCCTGCACGAACTCGCGGTCGAGGACTCCGCCGAGGGGCACCAGCGCCCGAAGCTCGAGCGCTACGGCTCGACGCTCTTCGTGGTCCTCAAGCCCGCGCTGTACAACGACCAGCAGGAGGAGGTCGCGTTCGGCGAGGTGCACGCCTTCGTCGGGGAGGACTTCTTCCTCGTGGTCGTGAAGGCCGACCCCCGTGGCAAGCAGACCGTCCCGCGGGCACTCCAGCGGATGAGCGGCAAGCCGGGACTCGTGACGGTGGGCCCGCAGGCGCAGCTCTGGGCGCTGATGGACTCGATCGTCGACGGGTACGTGCCGGTGATCGACGGCCTCGAGGAGGACATCAACCAGATCGAGGACCAGCTCTTCGCGGGCGAGGCCGGGGTCTCCCGTCGCATCTACGAGCTGTTCGGCGAGGTCGTGGACTTCCAGCGCGCGGCCCGACCGCTCATCCACATCATCGAGAACCTGCACCGCGGGGCGGAGAAGTACCACCTCCCGGTGGAGATGCAGCGCCGGTTCCGCGACGTGCTCGACCACGCGATCCGCACGGTGGAACGACTGGACACGTTCCGGCAGCTGCTGCAGAACGCGCTGACGGTCGACTCGACCCTCGCGGCGCAGAAGCAGAACGACGACACGAAGAAGATCTCGGGCTGGGCGGCGATCCTCTTCGCCCCGACACTCATCGCGGCGATCTACGGCATGAACTTCACGCACATGCCCGAGCTCTCCTGGACGTGGGGGTACCCGCTGGCGATCGTCGCGATGGTGGCGTTCGCCGCGGTCCTGTGGGTGGTGTTCAAGGTCAAGCGCTGGTTCTGACCCGGATCCCTGTGCATCCGCACACGCGCTGCGCGCGTCGACTTGCTGGGAGCGCTCCCAGAGCGCGAGACTCGTCGAGCCGTCATCGTCGCCGACTGGAGCACTCATGCCGCACGACCTCGTCCACCTGACCGCCGGGGGCGCCTCCCTCGTCCTCGACTGCCGCGACCGTGCCCTGCCCGCGGTGGTGCACTGGGGCGCGGCGCTCGGTCCGCTCGACGGCGCGGAGCTGGCGGCCCTGGCCGAGGCGGACGTGGCACCGGTCGCGCCGAACGAGGCGGACGTGCCGGTCCGGTTGGCGATCCTGCCCGAGCCGCACCGGGGGTGGACCGGGCGACCGGGGCTGTCCGGGCACCGGGACGGGCGCGACTGGTCCCCGGCGTTCACGGTCACCGAGCTCGAGGTGACCGGCGCCGCCGACACCGCGGGCACCGCCGGCGCCGCCGGCGCCGCCGGCGCCGCCGACACCGCGGGCACCGCCGGCGCCGCCGGCGCCGCCGACACCGCGGGCACCCGCGCCCCCGCCCCCGCCTCCGTCACCGCCCACGCCGTGGACGCCACCGCCGGCCTCGCCCTCCGCCTCACCGTCGAGATGCTCCCCTCCGGCCTCGTCCGCACCCGCGCCGCCGTCACCAACACGGCCGCCGGCACCTACACCGTCGACGACCTCACCCTGGCCCTCCCGGTCCCGTCGCACGCCCGCGAGGTCCTCGACTTCGCCGGCCGCTGGGGCAAGGAGCGCACCCCGCAGCGCCGCGAGCTCGTCGTCGGCACCCACGAGCGCGAGGGCCGGAAGGGCCGGACGGGCGCCGACGCCGCCACCGTCCTGAGCGTCGGCGTCCCCGGGTTCGGGTTCGCCCACGGCGAGGTCTGGGGCGTGCACACGGCGTGGAGCGGCAACCACCGGCACCTCGCGGAACGCCTCGCCACCGGCCGCCAGGTCGTCGGGGGAGGCGAACTCCTGCTCCCCGGCGAGGTGCGCCTCGGCACCGGGGACAGCTACGAGGGGCCGTGGGTGTACGCCGCGTACGGGGACGGCCTCGACGACCAGGCCCGCCGCTTCCACCGGTGGCTCCGCAGCCGCCCGCAGCACCCGAGGACGCCCCGCCCGGTGACGCTCAACGTCTGGGAGGCGGTCTACTTCGACCACGACCTCGCCCGGCTGACCGACCTCGCCGAGCGCGCCGCACGGCTCGGGGTCGAGCGCTACGTGCTCGACGACGGGTGGTTCCGGCACCGTCGTGACGACCACGCGGGCCTCGGCGACTGGTACGTGGACGAGGACGTCTGGCCGGACGGCCTCGGTCCGATCGTCGACCGGGTGCGGACGCTCGGCATGCAGTTCGGCCTGTGGTTCGAGCCGGAGATGGTCAACGAGGACAGCGACCTCGCCCGAGCCCACCCGGAGTGGATCCTGCAGGCGGACGGTCGCCTGCCGGTCCGGTCCCGGGACCAGCAGGTGCTGAACCTCGCGATCCCCGAGGCGTTCGCGTACCTGCTCGAGCGGATGACCGCGATCATCGGCGAGTACGGCGTCGACTACGTCAAGTGGGACCACAACCGCGACCTCGTCGAGGCGGGGCACCCCGGCGGCGGCGCAGCGGTCCACGAGCAGACCCTGGCGGCGTACCGGCTCATGGCGACGCTGAAGGAACGGTTCCCGGCGCTCGAGATCGAGTCGTGCTCGTCGGGTGGTGCCCGCGTCGACCTCGGCGTGATCGAGCACACCGACCGCGTCTGGGTGTCGGACGACATCGACCCGCTCGAGCGGCAGCAGATGCACCGGTGGACGCAGCAGCTCCTGCCCCCGGAGCTGCTCGGCTCCCACGTCGCGAGCGGCCGGAACCACACGACCGGCCGGGTGCACGACCTGGCGTTCCGTGCCGGGACCGCGATCGTCGGGCACTTCGGCATCGAGTGGGACCTCGCGCAGGCGACGGACGCCGAGGAGACGGC
The sequence above is a segment of the Curtobacterium sp. BH-2-1-1 genome. Coding sequences within it:
- a CDS encoding magnesium and cobalt transport protein CorA, translated to MSVELNTVYVDRIAPIPSPSLDDTFRMLEDQGASACIVLHQPDAEELGDVAVALGLHELAVEDSAEGHQRPKLERYGSTLFVVLKPALYNDQQEEVAFGEVHAFVGEDFFLVVVKADPRGKQTVPRALQRMSGKPGLVTVGPQAQLWALMDSIVDGYVPVIDGLEEDINQIEDQLFAGEAGVSRRIYELFGEVVDFQRAARPLIHIIENLHRGAEKYHLPVEMQRRFRDVLDHAIRTVERLDTFRQLLQNALTVDSTLAAQKQNDDTKKISGWAAILFAPTLIAAIYGMNFTHMPELSWTWGYPLAIVAMVAFAAVLWVVFKVKRWF
- a CDS encoding alpha-galactosidase codes for the protein MPHDLVHLTAGGASLVLDCRDRALPAVVHWGAALGPLDGAELAALAEADVAPVAPNEADVPVRLAILPEPHRGWTGRPGLSGHRDGRDWSPAFTVTELEVTGAADTAGTAGAAGAAGAADTAGTAGAAGAADTAGTRAPAPASVTAHAVDATAGLALRLTVEMLPSGLVRTRAAVTNTAAGTYTVDDLTLALPVPSHAREVLDFAGRWGKERTPQRRELVVGTHEREGRKGRTGADAATVLSVGVPGFGFAHGEVWGVHTAWSGNHRHLAERLATGRQVVGGGELLLPGEVRLGTGDSYEGPWVYAAYGDGLDDQARRFHRWLRSRPQHPRTPRPVTLNVWEAVYFDHDLARLTDLAERAARLGVERYVLDDGWFRHRRDDHAGLGDWYVDEDVWPDGLGPIVDRVRTLGMQFGLWFEPEMVNEDSDLARAHPEWILQADGRLPVRSRDQQVLNLAIPEAFAYLLERMTAIIGEYGVDYVKWDHNRDLVEAGHPGGGAAVHEQTLAAYRLMATLKERFPALEIESCSSGGARVDLGVIEHTDRVWVSDDIDPLERQQMHRWTQQLLPPELLGSHVASGRNHTTGRVHDLAFRAGTAIVGHFGIEWDLAQATDAEETALAEWIALHKEWRGLLHGGDLVRVDEVDETRLVSGTVAADKQQALFFFVSTGRSEVSGTGRVTFRDLDPDTAYRVDPVVVGDGHGIVPPPWWSGDRVFRGRALETVGLQPPLVPADCVVPYRLTAV